In the genome of Acidobacteriota bacterium, the window GAGGATACATCTGAAGTGATTGGGGTATTGATAGCTAAATTCTGAAAAATAGAATCAAAATCCAAAATTAAATCATATATTCTTCACCTTCTAAGATAAATTTCCAAATATTCTTCTTTACATTCCGATAATTTTAAGATATTATTCGGTTCAATTAGTATCGGCAATCTTAAAGGAGGGAGAGAGAGAGAATTTTATGATCCACAAGCTGGCAATCATAGGTTTCGGGAATGTCGGTCAAGGGCTGGCAGCCATTCTGGCAGAGAATAGAGCCGCACTTGCCCGCAGGTATGGATTTGAATTTGAGATTACAGCAGTTTCGGATCTTGTGAAAGGCTCTGCCATGGTGCCGTCTGGCTCGGGCGGCATAGATCCGGAAGCGCTTCTCTCGCGCCCCGAGAAGATCCTCTCGAAATCATTAGGGAAAGATGCGCTAGCCGTGATACGCGAGAGCAACGCAACCATCGTCATCGAGCTCACTTACACGGATTTGAAAACGGGAGAGCCTGCAACCTCTCACCTGAAGCTTGCATTCGAAACTGGCAAACATGCGGTGACTACCAACAAGGGCCCGCTGGCTCTGCATTACGCAGAATTGGTAAAGCTGGCCGCCGCTAGGAAGCTTCAGTTTCGGTTCGAGGGAACGGTAATGGCAGGAACGCCGCTTATATCGTTCGGCCTGAAGAACCTCGCCGGCTGCGATTTTTCAGAAATCCGTGGCATCTTCAACGGCACGACAAACTTCATCCTGACCCGGATGGAAACTGGCATGTCATATGATAAGGCACTGGCAAAGGCGCAGGAGCTTGGCTATGCCGAGGCGGATCCAACGGGGGACGTCGAAGGGTTCGACACGATGGGGAAGGTTCTCATCCTGGCAAATACTTTCATGGACGGGAAGTTGAAGAAGGAAAATGTCTCTCGCACCGGTATCACAAAGCTTACGCTGGATGACATAAAGCGTGCCGCCGCGGATGGGAAGAGATGGAAACTCATCGGGCGACTGAAGAGAGATGGCGACAGCGTGGTTGGCTCCGTAGCTCCGGAAGCGCTTCCGATGGCAAATCCGCTTACATCGGTCATGGATGCCACAAACGCGGCGCAGTTTGTAACCGATCTGCTGGGTGAAGTTACAGTAATAGGCCCCGGAGCCGGTAGAAAAGAGACAGGTTTCGCAGTCCTGTCCGACCTTCTCGACATTCACAGGATGATCGGGTGATCATCCGATTGGATATCGAAAGGTAGTACTGGCCATTGCAATTCTTAACTTCAAGCCAAACAGGAGGACTTATGAAAATGCTGATCGGGGGCGAGTGGGTACTCACGAAAGAAATGATCGATGTTCGTGACCCATATGATAATTCACTCATCGATACAGTACCTCGGGCGTCTGTTGAGGATGTCAAGCGCGCGATCGGTTGTGCTGAGCTCGGATACAAGACGAACAGGGCTCTGCCGGTGCACAAGCGGATCGAAATCCTTTACAAGACGGCTGCGATTCTCCGGGAACGGGCCGAGGATTT includes:
- a CDS encoding homoserine dehydrogenase, coding for MIHKLAIIGFGNVGQGLAAILAENRAALARRYGFEFEITAVSDLVKGSAMVPSGSGGIDPEALLSRPEKILSKSLGKDALAVIRESNATIVIELTYTDLKTGEPATSHLKLAFETGKHAVTTNKGPLALHYAELVKLAAARKLQFRFEGTVMAGTPLISFGLKNLAGCDFSEIRGIFNGTTNFILTRMETGMSYDKALAKAQELGYAEADPTGDVEGFDTMGKVLILANTFMDGKLKKENVSRTGITKLTLDDIKRAAADGKRWKLIGRLKRDGDSVVGSVAPEALPMANPLTSVMDATNAAQFVTDLLGEVTVIGPGAGRKETGFAVLSDLLDIHRMIG